One Benincasa hispida cultivar B227 chromosome 5, ASM972705v1, whole genome shotgun sequence genomic window carries:
- the LOC120078315 gene encoding uncharacterized protein LOC120078315 isoform X2 → MFSAGDAASGDIEFQCDDDAWYNVTVKLEGDDLRISYCEFGEEHDNVFNANHFRSLSELSNFEARFRPLSRQLQDSECPNVDPGMPVCASYSSQADDVRFYDALVEGHGPNSGNLTIASIANMCQIQFDEINDTVLATFFAKVREKIHTRMNRGDTCSEDRLLTHNGGGVHQKDECSLKLKRRLSFFERMDPDTRRAKRSSVTLEPWEDQQALSSRKSEVIEADTDIGGMKYQYMILLENLDKGLSPVKVAKFLHAQTLILPRVYIFPSLTFESYARGAVVLNCRKNLERLCDFLDNPDHVILSSQGRPLVVTGRIARHETFGTLTAGAMVLDSENKFGNEKDGMVCCELKVVKVGTDEYLTAKHMKELFMEFLSHQRRLHQRLAMEESKIYCNGAL, encoded by the exons ATGTTTTCTGCCGGAGACGCGGCCTCCGGTGACATCGAGTTCCAGTGCGACGATGACGCGTGGTACAATGTGACCGTGAAACTCGAAGGCGATGATCTTAGGATCAGCTATTGCGAGTTCGGTGAGGAACATGACAATGTCTTTAACGCCAACCATTTCCGGAGCTTATCGGAGTTGAGCAACTTCGAAGCTAGGTTTCGGCCTTTGTCCAGACAGTTGCAGGATTCCGAATGCCCTAACGTCGACCCTGGAATGCCCGTTTGCGCTTCCTACTCCTCCCAAGCCGACGATGTTCGCTTCTACGACGCTCTTGTGGAAGGG CATGGTCCAAACTCTGGGAATTTGACAATTGCCAGTATTGCTAACATGtgtcaaattcaatttgatgaaattaatgACACAGTGTTAGCAACCTTCTTCGCAAAAGTTAGGGAGAAAATCCATACCAGAATGAATAGAGGTGATACCTGTTCTGAAGATCGCCTTCTCACCCATAATGGCGGTGGTGTTCATCAGAAGGACGAATGCAGCCTAAAATTAAAGCGCCGGCTATCCTTTTTTGAACGCATGGACCCG GACACACGACGTGCCAAGCGTTCTTCTGTGACATTGGAGCCATGGGAAG ACCAACAGGCTCTCAGTTCCAGAAAAAGTGAGGTGATCGAGGCAGATACTGATATTGGTGGAATGAAGTATCAGTACATGATTTTACTCGAGAATCTAGATAAGGGATTGTCTCCAGTTAAAGTTGCCAAATTCTTACATGCACAAACATTGATATTACCTCGAGTGTACATTTTCCCAAGCTTAACATTTGAGTCGTATGCAAGGGGAGCTGTTGTATTGAATTGCAGAAAGAACCTAGAGAGGTTGTGTGATTTTTTGGATAATCCAGACCATGTCATTTTATCCTCCCAAGGAAG GCCCTTGGTAGTAACTGGCAGAATAGCAAGGCACGAAACTTTTGGGACATTGACAGCAGGGGCCATGGTGCTAGACTCTGAA AATAAATTTGGTAATGAAAAAGATGGGATGGTTTGTTGTGAGCTGAAAGTTGTGAAAGTAGGAACAGATGAGTATTTGACTGCAAAGCACATGAAGGAATTGTTCATGGAGTTTCTTAGCCATCAAAGGAGATTACATCAAAGATTGGCCATGGAGGAGAGCAAGATATACTGCAATGGTGCTTTGTAA
- the LOC120078315 gene encoding uncharacterized protein LOC120078315 isoform X1 encodes MFSAGDAASGDIEFQCDDDAWYNVTVKLEGDDLRISYCEFGEEHDNVFNANHFRSLSELSNFEARFRPLSRQLQDSECPNVDPGMPVCASYSSQADDVRFYDALVEGVDYLEHSYANGEEECLCNFILLWQHGPNSGNLTIASIANMCQIQFDEINDTVLATFFAKVREKIHTRMNRGDTCSEDRLLTHNGGGVHQKDECSLKLKRRLSFFERMDPDTRRAKRSSVTLEPWEDQQALSSRKSEVIEADTDIGGMKYQYMILLENLDKGLSPVKVAKFLHAQTLILPRVYIFPSLTFESYARGAVVLNCRKNLERLCDFLDNPDHVILSSQGRPLVVTGRIARHETFGTLTAGAMVLDSENKFGNEKDGMVCCELKVVKVGTDEYLTAKHMKELFMEFLSHQRRLHQRLAMEESKIYCNGAL; translated from the exons ATGTTTTCTGCCGGAGACGCGGCCTCCGGTGACATCGAGTTCCAGTGCGACGATGACGCGTGGTACAATGTGACCGTGAAACTCGAAGGCGATGATCTTAGGATCAGCTATTGCGAGTTCGGTGAGGAACATGACAATGTCTTTAACGCCAACCATTTCCGGAGCTTATCGGAGTTGAGCAACTTCGAAGCTAGGTTTCGGCCTTTGTCCAGACAGTTGCAGGATTCCGAATGCCCTAACGTCGACCCTGGAATGCCCGTTTGCGCTTCCTACTCCTCCCAAGCCGACGATGTTCGCTTCTACGACGCTCTTGTGGAAGGG GTGGATTATCTTGAACACTCTTATGCAAATGGAGAAGAGGAATGCTTATGCAACTTTATCCTTTTATGGCAGCATGGTCCAAACTCTGGGAATTTGACAATTGCCAGTATTGCTAACATGtgtcaaattcaatttgatgaaattaatgACACAGTGTTAGCAACCTTCTTCGCAAAAGTTAGGGAGAAAATCCATACCAGAATGAATAGAGGTGATACCTGTTCTGAAGATCGCCTTCTCACCCATAATGGCGGTGGTGTTCATCAGAAGGACGAATGCAGCCTAAAATTAAAGCGCCGGCTATCCTTTTTTGAACGCATGGACCCG GACACACGACGTGCCAAGCGTTCTTCTGTGACATTGGAGCCATGGGAAG ACCAACAGGCTCTCAGTTCCAGAAAAAGTGAGGTGATCGAGGCAGATACTGATATTGGTGGAATGAAGTATCAGTACATGATTTTACTCGAGAATCTAGATAAGGGATTGTCTCCAGTTAAAGTTGCCAAATTCTTACATGCACAAACATTGATATTACCTCGAGTGTACATTTTCCCAAGCTTAACATTTGAGTCGTATGCAAGGGGAGCTGTTGTATTGAATTGCAGAAAGAACCTAGAGAGGTTGTGTGATTTTTTGGATAATCCAGACCATGTCATTTTATCCTCCCAAGGAAG GCCCTTGGTAGTAACTGGCAGAATAGCAAGGCACGAAACTTTTGGGACATTGACAGCAGGGGCCATGGTGCTAGACTCTGAA AATAAATTTGGTAATGAAAAAGATGGGATGGTTTGTTGTGAGCTGAAAGTTGTGAAAGTAGGAACAGATGAGTATTTGACTGCAAAGCACATGAAGGAATTGTTCATGGAGTTTCTTAGCCATCAAAGGAGATTACATCAAAGATTGGCCATGGAGGAGAGCAAGATATACTGCAATGGTGCTTTGTAA